One genomic region from Blastococcus sp. Marseille-P5729 encodes:
- a CDS encoding Xaa-Pro peptidase family protein has product MTTTGELRRRLERTRGELRRRRVDGLVVSPGADLRYLCGLDAHLDERLTALVVPADAGPTLIVPELERGAAAESLAGGLDAEIIGWSDTQDPYRLVAASVRGTQIAVSSRMWAGHVFGLQDCGLQPRDGQGIMSTLRAVKSAEEVDALRRAAHAIDAVHGEIDQWLRPGRTENEVAVDLDAAIRAVGHARVDFVIVASGPNGAHPHHLASDRMIEPGDLVVVDIGGTMPDGYCSDSTRTYAAGREPSERGRRVHELVAEAAEAGRRASCPGVPATDVDAAARRVIRDGGFGAEFVHRTGHGIGLDTHEEPYIVEGNASPLADGAVFSVEPGIYLPGELGVRIEDIVAARSAGPDVLTEAPRELRVVG; this is encoded by the coding sequence AGCTTCGCCGTCGCCGGGTGGACGGGCTGGTCGTGAGCCCGGGGGCGGATCTGCGCTATCTGTGCGGGCTGGACGCACACCTCGACGAGCGGCTCACCGCGCTCGTCGTGCCGGCCGATGCGGGCCCGACCCTGATCGTGCCCGAGCTCGAGCGGGGCGCTGCAGCTGAGTCACTGGCCGGCGGCCTGGACGCCGAGATCATTGGGTGGTCGGACACCCAGGACCCCTACCGTCTCGTCGCCGCGAGCGTCCGCGGCACCCAGATCGCCGTGAGCTCGCGGATGTGGGCCGGACATGTCTTCGGCCTGCAGGACTGCGGCCTGCAGCCGCGAGACGGCCAGGGGATCATGAGCACCCTCCGAGCCGTGAAATCCGCTGAGGAGGTCGACGCCCTCCGCAGGGCGGCGCACGCGATCGACGCCGTCCATGGCGAGATCGACCAGTGGCTGCGCCCGGGCCGCACCGAGAACGAGGTGGCCGTGGACCTGGACGCGGCGATCCGCGCTGTCGGGCACGCGCGCGTCGACTTCGTCATCGTGGCGTCGGGGCCGAACGGCGCTCACCCCCACCACCTCGCGAGCGACCGGATGATCGAGCCGGGCGACCTCGTGGTGGTGGACATCGGCGGAACGATGCCCGACGGCTACTGCTCGGACAGCACCCGCACGTACGCCGCTGGCCGCGAACCCAGTGAGCGCGGACGGCGGGTGCATGAGCTGGTTGCGGAAGCAGCCGAGGCCGGACGACGCGCGAGCTGCCCGGGGGTGCCTGCCACCGATGTGGACGCGGCCGCGCGGCGCGTTATCCGCGACGGGGGCTTCGGTGCCGAGTTCGTGCACCGCACCGGGCACGGCATCGGACTGGACACCCACGAGGAGCCCTACATCGTCGAGGGGAACGCCTCCCCGCTCGCCGACGGCGCGGTCTTCAGCGTGGAACCGGGCATCTATCTGCCCGGAGAGCTCGGCGTACGGATCGAGGACATCGTCGCGGCCCGGTCGGCCGGCCCCGACGTGCTCACCGAGGCACCGCGCGAGCTGCGGGTGGTGGGCTAG